Proteins found in one Zea mays cultivar B73 chromosome 1, Zm-B73-REFERENCE-NAM-5.0, whole genome shotgun sequence genomic segment:
- the LOC100304210 gene encoding auxin response factor 22 isoform X1, translated as MKEVAEERCLDPQLWHACAGGMVQMPPVRSRVYYFPQGHAEHAHGGGAADLAGARALPSLVLCSVTGVRFLADPETDEVFAKIRLVPVAPGEVEFREPDEFSVDPADAREKLSSFAKTLTQSDANNGGGFSVPRYCAETIFPKLDYRADPPVQTVLAKDVHGEVWKFRHIYRGTPRRHLLTTGWSTFVNQKKLVAGDSIVFLRTEHGELCVGIRRVKRVSCGGMECMSGWNAPGYGALSAFLKDEEGKMMKSHGGYMRGRGKVKITDVVNAASLAASGQPFEVVYYPRASTPEFVVKAASVQNAMRNQWCPGMRFKMAFETEDSSRISWFMGTIASAQVADPIRWPNSPWRLLQVLLDHMFPILVAWDEPDLLQNVKCVNPWLVEIVSSIPPIHLGPFSPPRKKLRVPHHPDFPFDGQLLNPIFHGNPLGPSNGGGALRCFSDIAPAGIQGARHAQFGLPLTDRQLNKLHLGLFQGGGFKRRLDAITPPCPISRGFVIGSAPVDESVSCVLTIGTPRAAERSDDRKKPHLMLFGKPILTEQQMSSRGSRETLSPEATGNSSDGSVQKTGNVSDGSGSSICIGSSSRGREASRLGFEFEAGHCKVFVESEDVGRTIDLSVFGSYEELYGQLADMFGIEKAEVMSHLCYRDAAGAVKRTGDEPFCDFMKVARRLTIVESTEGRLQKPLVEYMA; from the exons ATGAAGGAGGTGGCCGAGGAAAGGTGCCTTGACCCGCAGCTGTGGCACGCGTGCGCTGGCGGCATGGTGCAGATGCCGCCCGTGCGCTCCCGTGTCTACTACTTCCCGCAGGGTCACGCGGAGCACGCGCATGGCGGCGGGGCCGCGGACCTCGCCGGGGCGCGAGCGCTCCCGTCGCTCGTGCTCTGCAGCGTCACCGGGGTGCGCTTCCTGGCCGATCCGGAGACCGACGAGGTCTTCGCCAAGATCCGCCTGGTGCCGGTCGCGCCCGGCGAGGTGGAGTTCCGAGAGCCCGATGAGTTCAGCGTCGACCCCGCGGACGCCCGGGAGAAGCTTTCTTCCTTCGCCAAGACGCTGACGCAGTCCGACGCCAACAACGGTGGCGGCTTCTCGGTGCCGCGCTACTGCGCCGAGACCATCTTCCCCAAGCTCGACTACCGGGCCGACCCGCCGGTGCAGACGGTGCTTGCCAAGGACGTGCACGGGGAGGTCTGGAAGTTCCGCCACATTTACCGGGGCACGCCGCGCCGGCATTTGCTCACCACGGGATGGAGCACGTTCGTCAACCAGAAGAAGCTCGTCGCCGGGGACTCCATCGTCTTCCTGCGCACTGAGCATGGCGAGCTGTGCGTCGGGATACGGCGTGTCAAGCGGGTGTCCTGTGGTGGCATGGAGTGCATGTCTGGGTGGAACGCCCCGGGGTATGGGGCCTTGTCGGCATTCTTGAAGGATGAGGAGGGTAAGATGATGAAGAGTCATGGTGGGTACATGAGAGGTAGGGGGAAGGTGAAGATCACGGATGTTGTCAACGCCGCAAGTCTAGCAGCGAGCGGACAACCATTTGAAGTTGTGTACTACCCGAGAGCTAGCACACCGGAGTTTGTTGTGAAGGCTGCATCGGTACAGAACGCGATGAGGAACCAGTGGTGCCCGGGGATGAGGTTCAAGATGGCATTTGAGACAGAGGATTCGTCAAGGATCAGTTGGTTTATGGGGACGATAGCTTCTGCTCAGGTTGCTGACCCAATCAGATGGCCAAATTCACCGTGGAGGCTTCTTCAGGTTTTGCTTGATCACATGTTTCCAATACTT GTGGCATGGGATGAACCGGACTTGCTGCAGAACGTGAAATGTGTGAACCCATGGCTCGTGGAGATCGTATCAAGCATTCCACCGATCCACCTGGGACCATTTTCTCCACCTAGGAAGAAGCTGCGGGTGCCCCACCATCCGGACTTCCCGTTCGACGGCCAGCTGTTGAATCCGATTTTCCACGGCAACCCACTCGGTCCGAGCAACGGCGGCGGTGCTCTTCGCTGTTTCTCGGACATCGCTCCTGCAGGCATACAGGGAGCCAGGCATGCTCAGTTCGGTCTACCACTAACAGACCGCCAGCTTAACAAGCTGCACCTCGGTCTGTTCCAAGGCGGCGGTTTTAAGCGGCGGCTTGACGCTATCACTCCACCATGCCCTATATCCAGGGGCTTTGTGATCGGCAGTGCACCGGTCGACGAGAGCGTCTCTTGCGTGCTGACGATCGGCACGCCACGGGCCGCAGAGAGATCTGACGACAGGAAGAAACCACATCTAATGCTGTTCGGAAAGCCTATCCTTACCGAGCAGCAGATGAGCTCTAGAGGGTCAAGGGAAACACTCTCCCCTGAGGCCACTGGGAACAGTTCCGATGGCAGTGTTCAGAAAACGGGAAACGTATCCGATGGCTCCGGCTCGTCGATCTGCATCGGTTCCTCGTCCCGAGGCCGCGAGGCTTCTAGGCTCGGGTTCGAATTTGAAGCCGGGCACTGCAAGGTATTTGTGGAGTCGGAGGATGTCGGTCGCACCATCGACCTGTCCGTCTTTGGCTCGTACGAAGAGCTGTACGGTCAGTTGGCCGACATGTTTGGAATCGAGAAGGCAGAGGTAATGAGCCACCTTTGTTACCGTGATGCTGCTGGCGCTGTCAAGCGTACTGGCGACGAGCCGTTCTG tgacttCATGAAAGTGGCACGGAGGCTCACCATAGTAGAGAGCACCGAGGGGAGGCTGCAGAAACCTCTCGTCGAGTACATGGCTTGA
- the LOC100304210 gene encoding Auxin response factor 22 codes for MKEVAEERCLDPQLWHACAGGMVQMPPVRSRVYYFPQGHAEHAHGGGAADLAGARALPSLVLCSVTGVRFLADPETDEVFAKIRLVPVAPGEVEFREPDEFSVDPADAREKLSSFAKTLTQSDANNGGGFSVPRYCAETIFPKLDYRADPPVQTVLAKDVHGEVWKFRHIYRGTPRRHLLTTGWSTFVNQKKLVAGDSIVFLRTEHGELCVGIRRVKRVSCGGMECMSGWNAPGYGALSAFLKDEEGKMMKSHGGYMRGRGKVKITDVVNAASLAASGQPFEVVYYPRASTPEFVVKAASVQNAMRNQWCPGMRFKMAFETEDSSRISWFMGTIASAQVADPIRWPNSPWRLLQVAWDEPDLLQNVKCVNPWLVEIVSSIPPIHLGPFSPPRKKLRVPHHPDFPFDGQLLNPIFHGNPLGPSNGGGALRCFSDIAPAGIQGARHAQFGLPLTDRQLNKLHLGLFQGGGFKRRLDAITPPCPISRGFVIGSAPVDESVSCVLTIGTPRAAERSDDRKKPHLMLFGKPILTEQQMSSRGSRETLSPEATGNSSDGSVQKTGNVSDGSGSSICIGSSSRGREASRLGFEFEAGHCKVFVESEDVGRTIDLSVFGSYEELYGQLADMFGIEKAEVMSHLCYRDAAGAVKRTGDEPFCDFMKVARRLTIVESTEGRLQKPLVEYMA; via the exons ATGAAGGAGGTGGCCGAGGAAAGGTGCCTTGACCCGCAGCTGTGGCACGCGTGCGCTGGCGGCATGGTGCAGATGCCGCCCGTGCGCTCCCGTGTCTACTACTTCCCGCAGGGTCACGCGGAGCACGCGCATGGCGGCGGGGCCGCGGACCTCGCCGGGGCGCGAGCGCTCCCGTCGCTCGTGCTCTGCAGCGTCACCGGGGTGCGCTTCCTGGCCGATCCGGAGACCGACGAGGTCTTCGCCAAGATCCGCCTGGTGCCGGTCGCGCCCGGCGAGGTGGAGTTCCGAGAGCCCGATGAGTTCAGCGTCGACCCCGCGGACGCCCGGGAGAAGCTTTCTTCCTTCGCCAAGACGCTGACGCAGTCCGACGCCAACAACGGTGGCGGCTTCTCGGTGCCGCGCTACTGCGCCGAGACCATCTTCCCCAAGCTCGACTACCGGGCCGACCCGCCGGTGCAGACGGTGCTTGCCAAGGACGTGCACGGGGAGGTCTGGAAGTTCCGCCACATTTACCGGGGCACGCCGCGCCGGCATTTGCTCACCACGGGATGGAGCACGTTCGTCAACCAGAAGAAGCTCGTCGCCGGGGACTCCATCGTCTTCCTGCGCACTGAGCATGGCGAGCTGTGCGTCGGGATACGGCGTGTCAAGCGGGTGTCCTGTGGTGGCATGGAGTGCATGTCTGGGTGGAACGCCCCGGGGTATGGGGCCTTGTCGGCATTCTTGAAGGATGAGGAGGGTAAGATGATGAAGAGTCATGGTGGGTACATGAGAGGTAGGGGGAAGGTGAAGATCACGGATGTTGTCAACGCCGCAAGTCTAGCAGCGAGCGGACAACCATTTGAAGTTGTGTACTACCCGAGAGCTAGCACACCGGAGTTTGTTGTGAAGGCTGCATCGGTACAGAACGCGATGAGGAACCAGTGGTGCCCGGGGATGAGGTTCAAGATGGCATTTGAGACAGAGGATTCGTCAAGGATCAGTTGGTTTATGGGGACGATAGCTTCTGCTCAGGTTGCTGACCCAATCAGATGGCCAAATTCACCGTGGAGGCTTCTTCAG GTGGCATGGGATGAACCGGACTTGCTGCAGAACGTGAAATGTGTGAACCCATGGCTCGTGGAGATCGTATCAAGCATTCCACCGATCCACCTGGGACCATTTTCTCCACCTAGGAAGAAGCTGCGGGTGCCCCACCATCCGGACTTCCCGTTCGACGGCCAGCTGTTGAATCCGATTTTCCACGGCAACCCACTCGGTCCGAGCAACGGCGGCGGTGCTCTTCGCTGTTTCTCGGACATCGCTCCTGCAGGCATACAGGGAGCCAGGCATGCTCAGTTCGGTCTACCACTAACAGACCGCCAGCTTAACAAGCTGCACCTCGGTCTGTTCCAAGGCGGCGGTTTTAAGCGGCGGCTTGACGCTATCACTCCACCATGCCCTATATCCAGGGGCTTTGTGATCGGCAGTGCACCGGTCGACGAGAGCGTCTCTTGCGTGCTGACGATCGGCACGCCACGGGCCGCAGAGAGATCTGACGACAGGAAGAAACCACATCTAATGCTGTTCGGAAAGCCTATCCTTACCGAGCAGCAGATGAGCTCTAGAGGGTCAAGGGAAACACTCTCCCCTGAGGCCACTGGGAACAGTTCCGATGGCAGTGTTCAGAAAACGGGAAACGTATCCGATGGCTCCGGCTCGTCGATCTGCATCGGTTCCTCGTCCCGAGGCCGCGAGGCTTCTAGGCTCGGGTTCGAATTTGAAGCCGGGCACTGCAAGGTATTTGTGGAGTCGGAGGATGTCGGTCGCACCATCGACCTGTCCGTCTTTGGCTCGTACGAAGAGCTGTACGGTCAGTTGGCCGACATGTTTGGAATCGAGAAGGCAGAGGTAATGAGCCACCTTTGTTACCGTGATGCTGCTGGCGCTGTCAAGCGTACTGGCGACGAGCCGTTCTG tgacttCATGAAAGTGGCACGGAGGCTCACCATAGTAGAGAGCACCGAGGGGAGGCTGCAGAAACCTCTCGTCGAGTACATGGCTTGA